The genome window CTCCTCTGGGCCCTCCTGGAATCGGGCCTCTCTCGCGACGTCCTGGTCCACGCCTTGGGGGAACTGGAGCGAGACAGGGCCAACGGGACAGACAAGGGCGAGCGGGGGGACGGGGAAAGCTCCGAGGAAGGGGAGATGGATTACCCGCCGCCGATATTCCGAGATTTGGAGAAGCTCGGCCCGGAAGAGGCGGCCAAACTGAGGGCTGAAGTCGAACGCCTTTTGCAGTAAGTACATTTCGCGAGGGGGAAAATATCCGGATAGTTTGTCGGGGGGTAAATATCCTCTCCTTTGATTTTGGGCCGTAAAAAAAAGAGCCGAAATGGCTTCCTAAGTGCTTCTCCTGCTGGTCTGTTTCGCTCTGGCGTCTGAAGCCCATTTAAAGAGGGTTCCACCTTTGCTGGTTACTAATTACCCACCCCCATCATTATTCGGCGAGCATTTCTTAATAAATAAACGGCGCGCGTATGTAGGTGAAGATTAATGGACGAGGGCCGGTCCTGAGTCCATGTTTGCATAATCACACGTGAGGTAACGGAAATTTGAATGTGGCGTATGCTAGGAAacgaatgtcttttttttattgtttaattgGGAATTCTTGAAAATAGGGATTATTTTAGTCATTATGAAAGGGGAAATTTGGATGTATTTTTGAAGCATGGTGAAATgatggatttttgttgttgttgtttttgatgtGGCTGTGCATAACTGGCTAGGTTTTAAAAGGGAGTAAATGTATATAAGGGCTTTCGAGCTGTGTGGTTTTCGTCGTTTTTGTGGCCGATGGACTTTGCTCCTGTGTGCTTTGGCTTATCTCGGTCAATAACGCGCCTGGACACGTCTTTCCGAGTGATCACGTTCGACGTCTCTTGCGTGATAGACTCAGTGTTCTTGTGGAAGCAAATAACTTTCAGCCAGATTTTGCATAACGGGGGAAAAAGGGAAAACGAATGAAagttaaagacaaaataaagcaaaaaaggaaagtaaaagacaaaaaaaaagcaaaaaaggaaagtaaaagacaaaaaaagcaaaaatggaaagtaaaagacaaaaaaaagcaaaaaaggaaagcaaaagacaaaaaaagcaacatttcaGTTAGATTTGGTCACAGAAAAATAATCGGGAAAGTTCTGTAACAATTTTTGCTGAATGTTGAAAAATTAAGGgtcaaaaatatatgtatttacatttaaattgtgGATTTTCAAGCCTATGAGGCACTGATTTAAAtgcgctttaaatctcattacgtatacttgtataatgacaattaaaaagcatttaatttagttttttgaaTTCAAATTGACCGTGAATATCAGATTTGACCAAAACGTGGTCAAAAACgtgtaaaatacgggaaaaacgtacaagttgccAGGTTATGTCTTAAGTCTCTTttctcaaatcaaatcaaaagcctttattgtcatcatacacaactgtgtataatgaaattggtaaCGAAATGTCTGCGTGTAATTCTAACAGGGAAGACTCGTGGCATGTGGCAAAAATGGTGAAAAGCTACATGCAGCAACACAATCTCCCGCAGCGAGAAGTGGTGGAGTCCACGGGACTCAATCAATCGCACCTCTCGCAACATCTCAACAAAGGCACGCCGATGAAGAACCAGAAGAGAGCGGCGCTCTACAGCTGGTACGTCAAGAAGCAGTGTGAGATCAGCCAGCGTGAGTGCCGAAAGACGCCGCGACGTCACCAAATCTACGGGTGGGAGCGCAAGACTAAAAGTACCTTGCCATTTGTTACCTGCTAGAATTCACCAACGCCAAACATGGCCTGGCATCCATGGAGGAGCCAGGCGACGATACCAGGAGGGGTCGCAGGAACCGATTCAAATGGGGTCCAGCTTCCCTGCAAATCCTTTTCCACGCCTACGAACGGCAAAAAAACCCTAGCAAGGAGGAGAGAGAAGGCTTGGTGGAGGAGTGCAACAGGTAATTTGACGCAATTGATCTGATTATtagaaaaatatcaataatcAACGCTGCATTAAGTGAGCGTCTCCCATTTGTCTTTATATTTGATCTTCAACAGTGGTGCTAACAACCAAATTAAAACTCAATAACAAAAGGGCTACAAATGCACAATAAATACAGAATGCATCAAAAACAACTATATTTAAAGTGATATAATGCGAAGATTCTATACACTAATATTAATTTAACATTGTATGTTTaaggcagcccggtggatgagtggttagggcgtcggcctcacggctctggggtcctgggttcaaatccaagttggtccacctgtgtggagtttgcatgttctccccaggcctgcgtgggttttctttgggtactccagtttcctcccacattccaaaaaacatgcatgttaggctgattggacactctaaatttcccctagtgTGAATGGGTGTCCGTCTCCAggtaccgattcagggtgtgccctacCTCTGGACcggagtcatctgggataggctctagcaccccccgcaaaccttgtgatgatagagcggttcagaaaatgaatgtatttttagtaTACAGATTATGTCAATCAAAGGGAAGTTCAACTTACACTTTTCGAAATGTTtgtctggttgtgatgtcacaaccagaattagtGAAAGGGTGGGGGTTCCCTGCTGAATCGTTTTGGATAGAGTAAcggtttaaatttttttttttaaaggcagttATATTTGAGTGCCTCAAGTAGCATCCCATTTGaaatcaatgtttttattcCCTTCAGGGCAGAGTGTCTCCAAAGAGGAGTATCACCTTCGCAGCTTGCTGGCCTGGGCTCAAACCTGGTCACAGAAGTCAGGGTGTACAATTGGTTCGCCAACCGGCGGAAAGAGGAGGCTTTCCGCCACAAACTGGCTCTTGACGGGCCCTTCCCCAGCCATTCTGCTTCTTCTTCCAACCACCTCTCCTCTAGTCCAGAACTGAgtaatccaactttttttttaccactagCCTAGCACCGTTAGCGCACAAAAGTCGCTCGGTCCGTAACCATGCCTTAAACTCTAGGTGCCAAATATAGTCATCAAATCCAATGTGAGAGCCTGAACCCAGGCAGAGGTAGCGGCGGTGAAAACATGGGGCGTCTCGTGGCCAGTCCCATCCAGCTGGAGCCGAGCCACACACTCCTCGAGAGCCACCATCCCAAACTGGTAAACGAGCGACCCATCCACCTCCGTTGTGCGGACTAATTCGCAGCTGTAACGATCACGTTGCCATCTGCTCTTAGATTTCGAGCGGAGGCCCACTTCCCCCCGTAAGCACTTTGACCTCACTTCACAGTTTGTCCTCATCGCCTGCATCTTCGCAAGGCCTGATCATGGCTTCCCTCCCCAGCGTCATGAGCCTTGGAGAGTCTTCGCTTCTCATCGGTAACGTCCACCTTCCCCAGTTTTTGAACATCTTTTCATACtcgtcaacctcagccaatatctccccttattaatgattgcaattccccttattaagtgataataaaccgtacaaacgcaacgcggcacattttaactcacaaagggcgcacttaaaagtctcacATTTTCTCctaaagtggacggggtgcctaaTAAATCGGTGCACCTTTTGTGGGCActgaattcaagattctgtacatgtcgctgacagcttgactgtctggctacattgcttactgacgcgctatatttatatagtgaaaaggcggaagtgaCTGAGGCGCATGCGTATATCATGCTCaaaacatgacaacattagcattcGACGATGCTACCACtcaccgagacgatccggattagagccaaaatggggaagacgagatcagttttacaaaaacatactttttgtaaaacattttcccgtacaaaagttgttacacGTCACATCTTTGGCAAGACGTCGGGGCGAGGTaacgaggaattaggacccaatcgcagggaagcaggcgaggacgagggaggtggtgctcaaaccaaaactttaatagcttaagcaggatcttagaaaataacaaagacttagaaatcaaatcacctaaccaaacctgacaaggggagacacgggaaagcgaggaacgagCCATATGGAACCGGGATCGAGATATCGTGGAAATATGGCAtggacaaacaaaagcagacgatccgacaaatgacataatCAGTGGGAATACACCAGGGCTGGAgaaacgacagctgaacacaatgggcaatcactcaggcAGGACACCAGGGGGGGTAACATTACTcagtgtacacaatttgaaatgatccaaaaaccgTATTAAATACGGGAAAATTGATGTCTTTTGGTTTttgaccttgattttttttccatcctcaGGCCTGGCTTCCACACAACCGCAAACGGTACCCGTCATAAACAACATGGGAGGTGGCTTCACAACTCTGCAGCCAATCTCCTTCCAGCAGCAGCTTCACAGCCAGCAGCCAATGTCTCAGCAGCTCCAAAGTCACATGGGTGCCAGTCCGTTTATGGCGACCATGGCACAATTGCCGAGCCACAGTAAGTTTGCACAATTGAGCACCATTGGGCAGAATTTACAGAAAGCGTGGCTACATTTTTCTATTAATTTTAGTGTATAACAAGACCGATTCGGCTCAGTACGCTACGTCCGGTCTGCTGTCGCAGGCCATGGTCATTACTGATAGCAGCAGTCTGGGGACGCTTACCAGCCTCACATCTGTCAGACAGGTAGAGTATGCATAAACGGTCTTCGGGAACAGAAACTTCTCAAATACCATCACTATCTTTTTTGGGATAGATTCTAATGACAGATCCCGAGGAGCAGACAGATCCTTCGTTGCATGAAAATTCTCTGCACCTGCAACCTCACACACCTGTACCAGGTAATAGGAAACCTCGGCACCTATGACCCTTGCATGAACTGGAAAACTGATATTTAGTAGTGGCATGtccgatcacatatttttgcatgcgacTAAGAAAAGCCTGGTTTTGGAGAATCCGTCCATACAGAGTCCAGATCCGATACCCAAGAATTGTATCaagtagggggaaaaaagtactACAACGAAAAGTGTTTTGTCCATCTAGTTTGAATAAAGCACCAAAATAAGCACCACCAGAATaaggttgcaaacaaattgtttaCATAAATACAGCGAATAAATATGTTCACCCAATGcaataaattgagctattttagttgCGATTTGTTATGCATTTCCATTTTTGTAACTAAAAGTTTTGTTTCAATTGCGTCAAAAGTCTGaaaatcaaaattttaaaaaaaatgcaatatactTGTggatcaaaaacattttttaaaaatccgatCTATTTCCCCCCGATTACTGTCCGCCAAAAAGATGCGAATGGGCACGATTTCCGATCGGGGACATCCCTAAAttatgattgattgatttatttaataagggacggcacatattaatgaacatatctatattcatgttaatgaacatatatatgtaaatatgtaagattgtagccatgggctaatttccatctttagtcccttgtgtaggtacaagataaacgatgacacacacacacgacacaATTTTAGACACCgtcgtgatcgcaattttgttcatgttggaagattttgtagactaaggtggcatttgcatatttaatagtattgttccagttcaggcgtttgtgtttttttaatatctaacAGTGGTGGTGcctttttggctttctgtccaagacgttcaaagcttgcttataaatgaataaaccaagagtgattcctaggtatttaaattattggactacattgattgtttttcctaaaACGTATCGAAATGCCGTAAATCAGCATTCCATGTATGCCCCAGCTCTCCGTTATTGGTCTGTCGTCAAATTTGGCTTGGGGTAATCCCATAAATCATTGTGTATCACCTTTTTTGGTATGACGGTGATTATTTGCAGCCCAGTTaaataaatgtcatgtttttttgaaCAGCATCGAGCCAGAGCTCGGAGCTCTATCCTGCATCCCAGACAACGGACAACAACCAGTCTCACCTCTTGTCGCCCTCACCAACAGACATTAGCTCTTACATTCCGACACAACTGGTCTCTACTGCCCAGTAGTGCTGCGACTCCAGCGAGGCAACACCAACGTGACCAAGGAGCTTTATCGGAATGTTGCTCTCAATCAACTTTAGCAAGTTCTGATGAAAGGACAACAAGAGGTGTAAAAAGTCAAGGATGTAACAAGAAAGTGATTAGCTGTTAACACAGAAAATCACCAGATTTGACaaccaaatgtattttatttaaatacttTTGGAAAATCTGAGAAAATTGTACGTTCATTACAAATGTGTTCACATGATAAACACACGGCGCATCTTTTGTGACAAACTATGAACAATAGTATTAAAGGCCAAGAATTGAagcaagtgtgtgtgttgtcaATGATTGTAAACACAGGAGCACTTTGTTCAATGTGTTTTTATCCAATCACTGGGCTTTTCATTCAATTTTCATTCGTCGCAATCGGGCACTTTCTTTTTCCGTTTGACTTTGTGATGTTTCTGCTTTAAAGCGGCGTGCTCGCCATTAGTTTTGGGACAAGGCGATTCTTTGCACTCCACATGCTTACTTTCTGTGTCTTCTGCTTGTTTCTTccgtttctttttcttcttcttggcaaTACCGGCTGCTTCGGTCTCAGCTGTGTTTTTCTCCTCTCCTTCTGAATGGGGAATTGCTTCTGCCGTCGGTGAGGCAACAGGTAACGACGGGGGTAAAAGATCTTTCAATGAGACGGCTGCTTCCTTCAACCTTGTTTCCATCTCACTGTCGCTGTCACTGGACCAAAGAGAGTAAAATGTTAGATTGAGAagcaaaatgtcattcattcagATGTTCTTTTTGTCATTATGCGgcccaagaaatttcccgaatacgggatgaaataaagttctaatctaatcaaacaCTATTCTTTAAATTTAGACTTGCCTCAAGgttactgttggggttattctggaatgttattatatgtgcattaatcattaatatgtatggGAGCTTTATTGTAATTTGGGAccgacatttaattgttttcagaacTATTGCCCGGACAgatcaccatgttccaggccgaggactgttgatctgagttcgcaatgaagatctgtgagggactcttaaattgctttgacttggattccggcagatggcgataatcgaatcaacttccgaaaatactcgcatattgtttaaaatacTGTCACCCGGTTTACCTTATATGaagttattatgcttacttgtgtaaattcttacgcaggtgtttttgtttccgacctgatatgcaattgttgtggcagttgtttttttacattaatggtgttattcggttatcttatacaattgtttgaatcagattaccttaagtgttttgattatgcgcaactaaatggacagaggaggatgccgtttcttcagagtGTCACGCTGGCGAGGAtgagccaggacgattctcacttgctaGTTTCAACGCTGGAATACGTTAACGatgtctctgtttttattaaagtatatctattaataaacctatcagttaCTATTTTCACAACGGAGCAAATACACCATAATTGTTGACCTTCGTCAAGGACTCCATATCATTCTGAAAGATTGGATTTTCTTTCTATTAAATTTTggtctttattaaaaaaaacatttaatttgaaatacaaTTCATTTCAAGGTATGTGCCTTTGTCTGATTTGTTACAGTATGCTGATTGTGTCATAATGTGCTTGAATTTTGAGTATTTGTGATTTTAGCGGCTTGTTTCCCCCCTTAATTTTAGGCATATCTATATCTAATGGATTTATAATAAGTCCATAAGTGTGTAGATAGAAAAACCTTGAGCTTGGAATAGGCCGCCGTCGCTTTACATCAGGAGGGGGTTCCTCTGGCTGTCCTGGTACTGATGTGGAGAACAAAAGAAACCCTGAGAGAAGAATGTTAAACAGATTAAAACATAATAATGAAATGACAACATGCAAGAATGTTGAGGCGAAAAGGGGGTTTACCTTCATCTTCACACTGTTGTGGTGTTTTACACTTAGAGGTCTCAGTCTCAATTTCTGTAAAGCGACTAAATCAAATGTGTGAATTATTTTTGGAGGCATGTTTTGCAgttataaacacaaaaaaatagaacactTGTTTACCTGTCAAGAAAATGACCCAACTTTTTGGCAACGTGAGTTTGAAACCCCTGAGTGACTTGCAGTTCGTTGCCATCATGTTCATGGACAGCAACTATAACACTGTCAACGACATTAAATGACAATATAAAAACAACCACTACAATAAAAACTGAACTGAATGTTAATGAAGTTTTGAAATAGACAAAAGTTACATTACAGGTGAGGGATGCATGCCAACAAATATGTAGGTTTTTAACGTGTTAAGACTTAGAGTGCAAAATGTTACATGGGAGTTTTCGTAATTAACTTACCGTTTTGACTGTTTGGTCGTGACGtttcctaatttaaaaaaagaaaataatcacGTATGTAATAATATCTAGGTTAAAATTTCCATTAGAAATGAAACACATATATTCACATTATCTTAAGATATTGCTGAAGTTAATGTAGTAGTTGTAATAGCACTGCGGTACGTCGGTCATGTTGTTTTCGTACTGCGAAATAAAGTCTTCGAAAAGATAGACAAAATATTACCAGTGGTCCCACTTTTTCCTGAATCCCAAACAGCTTCTGCACATCTTTTCCGTTCCTCGTCGTCTTCACTACTACTGCTGGAATCCCTTGAAGTACCAAGCATCTTCTTGGCATTCCCGGCCGCCATGTTAACACACGTGCCTTCAAGTATTTCCTGTTTGTAGCTGAGGATTCTGGGTAACGTAGTTGCTTGGCTTTTACTTCCGCTAATCCGTTTTAACGAAGAGTCCAACGATTTAGCTAGCTTCCAAGCGATTTTCAAGACTAAAAAGAGTTAGAAAATCCAGGGGGACAATTAGATATTAATATAGAAATATTGTGTACATTTTGAAACAAGTTGATAGTACTA of Stigmatopora argus isolate UIUO_Sarg chromosome 5, RoL_Sarg_1.0, whole genome shotgun sequence contains these proteins:
- the c5h12orf43 gene encoding protein CUSTOS — protein: MAAGNAKKMLGTSRDSSSSSEDDEERKRCAEAVWDSGKSGTTGNVTTKQSKRVIVAVHEHDGNELQVTQGFQTHVAKKLGHFLDSRFTEIETETSKCKTPQQCEDEGFLLFSTSVPGQPEEPPPDVKRRRPIPSSSDSDSEMETRLKEAAVSLKDLLPPSLPVASPTAEAIPHSEGEEKNTAETEAAGIAKKKKKKRKKQAEDTESKHVECKESPCPKTNGEHAALKQKHHKVKRKKKVPDCDE
- the hnf1a gene encoding hepatocyte nuclear factor 1-alpha codes for the protein MDGEDRPATARSGRLTALQEQLLWALLESGLSRDVLVHALGELERDRANGTDKGERGDGESSEEGEMDYPPPIFRDLEKLGPEEAAKLRAEVERLLQEDSWHVAKMVKSYMQQHNLPQREVVESTGLNQSHLSQHLNKGTPMKNQKRAALYSWYVKKQCEISQQFTNAKHGLASMEEPGDDTRRGRRNRFKWGPASLQILFHAYERQKNPSKEEREGLVEECNRAECLQRGVSPSQLAGLGSNLVTEVRVYNWFANRRKEEAFRHKLALDGPFPSHSASSSNHLSSSPELSAKYSHQIQCESLNPGRGSGGENMGRLVASPIQLEPSHTLLESHHPKLISSGGPLPPVSTLTSLHSLSSSPASSQGLIMASLPSVMSLGESSLLIGLASTQPQTVPVINNMGGGFTTLQPISFQQQLHSQQPMSQQLQSHMGASPFMATMAQLPSHMYNKTDSAQYATSGLLSQAMVITDSSSLGTLTSLTSVRQILMTDPEEQTDPSLHENSLHLQPHTPVPASSQSSELYPASQTTDNNQSHLLSPSPTDISSYIPTQLVSTAQ